From Bacillus basilensis, a single genomic window includes:
- the rpsR gene encoding 30S ribosomal protein S18, which translates to MAGRKGGRAKRRKVCFFTANGITRIDYKDVDLLKRFVSERGKILPRRVTGTSAKYQRKLTVAIKRARQMALLPYVGE; encoded by the coding sequence ATGGCAGGACGCAAAGGTGGACGTGCGAAACGTCGTAAGGTGTGTTTCTTCACAGCTAACGGCATCACTCGCATTGACTATAAAGATGTTGATTTATTAAAACGTTTCGTTTCTGAGCGTGGTAAAATTTTACCTCGTCGTGTAACAGGAACAAGCGCGAAATACCAACGCAAACTTACAGTTGCAATTAAACGTGCTCGTCAAATGGCACTTTTACCATATGTTGGTGAATAA
- the ssb gene encoding single-stranded DNA-binding protein translates to MMNRVILVGRLTKDPDLRYTPNGVAVATFTLAVNRAFANQQGEREADFINCVIWRKQAENVANYLKKGSLAGVDGRLQTRNYDGQDGKRVYVTEVLAESVQFLEPRNGGGEQRGSFNQQPSGAGFGNQSSNPFGQSSNSGNQGNQGNSGFTKNDDPFSNVGQPIDISDDDLPF, encoded by the coding sequence TTGATGAATCGTGTTATCCTCGTTGGTCGTTTAACTAAGGACCCTGACTTACGTTACACGCCCAATGGTGTTGCAGTAGCTACTTTTACGTTAGCTGTGAATCGCGCATTTGCGAATCAACAAGGTGAGCGTGAAGCTGACTTTATTAATTGTGTAATATGGCGTAAACAAGCAGAAAACGTAGCAAATTATTTGAAAAAAGGTAGCTTAGCAGGCGTAGATGGACGTCTTCAAACTCGTAATTACGATGGACAAGATGGTAAACGTGTATATGTAACAGAAGTTCTTGCGGAAAGCGTACAATTTTTAGAGCCGCGTAATGGCGGTGGGGAGCAACGTGGTTCATTTAATCAGCAACCATCAGGAGCTGGTTTCGGTAACCAAAGCTCTAACCCATTTGGTCAATCTAGTAATTCAGGCAACCAAGGTAACCAAGGAAACTCTGGATTTACGAAGAATGACGATCCATTTTCAAATGTAGGTCAACCGATCGACATTTCCGACGACGATTTACCGTTCTAA
- the rpsF gene encoding 30S ribosomal protein S6 yields MRKYEIMYIIRPGVEEEAQKALVERFAGVLTNNGAEIINTKEWGKRRLAYEINDLREGFYMILNVNSNAEAINEFDRLAKINEDILRHIVVKEEEK; encoded by the coding sequence ATGAGAAAGTACGAAATTATGTACATCATTCGTCCTGGCGTTGAAGAAGAAGCTCAAAAAGCTTTAGTTGAACGTTTTGCAGGTGTTTTAACAAACAATGGTGCAGAAATCATTAACACGAAAGAGTGGGGTAAGCGTCGTTTAGCTTACGAAATCAACGACTTACGTGAAGGTTTCTACATGATCTTAAACGTGAACTCTAACGCAGAAGCGATTAACGAATTCGACCGTTTAGCTAAGATCAACGAAGACATCCTTCGTCATATCGTTGTTAAAGAAGAAGAAAAATAA
- the ychF gene encoding redox-regulated ATPase YchF, producing MGLTAGIVGLPNVGKSTLFNAITQAGAESANYPFCTIDPNVGIVEVPDERLNKLTELVEPKKTVPTVFEFTDIAGIVKGASKGEGLGNKFLSHIRQVDAICQVVRCFEDENITHVSGKVDPIDDIETINLELILADLESVDKRIERVAKLARQKDKEAVYEHEILVRLKEAFEEGKPARTVEFTEEQMKIVKGLHLLTTKEMLYVANVSEDDVIDPSENKYVQMVKEFAANENSQVIVVCAKIESEIAELDEEEKKVFLEELGIEESGLDQLIRAAYDLLGLATYFTAGVQEVRAWTFKQGMKAPQCAGVIHTDFERGFIRAETVSYDDLMTNGSMTAAKEAGKVRLEGKEYIVKDGDVMHFRFNV from the coding sequence ATGGGATTAACGGCTGGGATTGTTGGATTACCTAACGTAGGGAAGTCCACTTTATTTAATGCAATTACACAAGCAGGAGCAGAATCTGCAAACTATCCATTCTGTACAATTGATCCAAACGTAGGAATTGTAGAAGTACCAGATGAGCGTTTAAATAAATTAACGGAATTAGTAGAACCGAAAAAAACTGTTCCGACTGTATTTGAGTTTACTGATATTGCAGGTATCGTAAAAGGTGCTAGTAAGGGTGAAGGGTTAGGAAATAAGTTCTTATCTCACATTCGTCAAGTAGATGCAATTTGCCAAGTTGTTCGTTGTTTTGAGGACGAAAATATTACGCACGTTTCAGGGAAAGTAGATCCAATCGATGATATTGAAACAATCAACTTAGAGCTAATCTTAGCAGACTTAGAATCTGTTGATAAACGTATCGAGCGTGTTGCGAAACTAGCAAGACAAAAGGATAAAGAAGCAGTATATGAGCATGAAATTTTAGTGCGTTTAAAAGAAGCTTTCGAAGAGGGGAAACCGGCTCGTACTGTTGAATTTACAGAAGAGCAGATGAAGATTGTTAAAGGTCTTCATTTACTGACAACGAAAGAAATGTTATACGTAGCAAACGTAAGCGAGGACGATGTTATCGATCCTTCTGAAAACAAATACGTACAAATGGTAAAAGAATTTGCTGCAAATGAAAATTCTCAAGTAATCGTTGTATGTGCAAAAATCGAATCAGAAATCGCTGAGTTAGACGAGGAAGAGAAAAAGGTATTCCTTGAAGAACTAGGCATTGAAGAATCTGGTTTAGATCAACTAATTCGTGCTGCATATGATTTATTAGGACTTGCTACTTACTTCACAGCCGGTGTGCAAGAAGTACGTGCATGGACGTTTAAACAAGGTATGAAAGCACCACAATGTGCGGGTGTAATTCATACAGACTTTGAGCGTGGATTCATTCGTGCGGAAACAGTTTCTTATGATGATTTAATGACAAACGGTTCTATGACAGCTGCAAAAGAAGCTGGAAAAGTACGTTTAGAAGGAAAAGAGTATATCGTAAAAGACGGAGACGTTATGCACTTCCGCTTCAACGTTTAA
- a CDS encoding DUF951 domain-containing protein, whose translation MEQKQYNLYDVVEMKKAHPCGENRWKIIRMGMDIRIKCEGCDHSVMIPRREFDRKVKKILVKHEE comes from the coding sequence ATGGAGCAAAAGCAGTATAACTTGTACGATGTTGTGGAAATGAAGAAAGCCCACCCATGTGGTGAGAATCGTTGGAAGATTATTCGGATGGGAATGGATATCCGCATTAAGTGCGAGGGATGTGACCATTCAGTAATGATTCCTCGAAGAGAGTTTGATCGTAAGGTGAAAAAAATACTTGTGAAGCACGAAGAATAG
- a CDS encoding mechanosensitive ion channel family protein, protein MDLLTKWFNATKQYLLNADRWADIGTATLKICIILIIGAVVVRVARAIVRNAFRMGSRSPIQISERRTVTVAKLLENIVAYVVMFIMLIAILGVFNINASGLLAGAGVIGLAVGFGAQSLVKDVITGLFILLEDQFSVGDYVKIGQFEGVVLEIGLRTTKVKSWTGEIHTLPNGSIIQVTNYSVSNSVAFVDVSISYEADIAKAEQVIEELLEELPAQYEQMVTTPLLLGVQTLAASEVILRVIAEVEPMQHAVIARALRKEIKNRLDLHGIEIPYPRMVLYNREELVSGKAI, encoded by the coding sequence ATGGATTTATTAACGAAGTGGTTTAATGCTACGAAACAGTATTTATTAAATGCTGATCGTTGGGCTGATATTGGAACAGCGACATTGAAAATATGTATTATTTTAATCATTGGTGCAGTTGTTGTACGAGTTGCGCGTGCAATTGTACGAAATGCGTTTCGTATGGGAAGTCGTTCGCCAATTCAAATTTCAGAACGTCGTACAGTTACAGTAGCAAAGTTACTTGAAAATATTGTGGCATACGTTGTTATGTTCATTATGCTAATTGCGATTTTAGGTGTGTTTAATATTAATGCATCTGGTTTATTAGCCGGTGCCGGGGTAATTGGTTTAGCGGTCGGATTTGGTGCTCAAAGTTTAGTGAAAGATGTCATTACAGGGTTATTTATCTTGCTAGAGGACCAATTTTCAGTGGGAGACTATGTGAAAATTGGCCAGTTTGAGGGAGTCGTTTTAGAAATTGGACTTCGTACAACAAAAGTAAAGAGCTGGACAGGCGAAATTCATACTTTACCAAACGGAAGTATCATTCAAGTTACTAACTATTCAGTTAGTAATAGTGTTGCATTTGTTGATGTATCTATTTCGTATGAGGCTGACATAGCAAAAGCAGAGCAAGTCATTGAAGAATTATTAGAAGAATTACCTGCGCAATATGAGCAAATGGTAACAACACCTCTGTTATTAGGCGTGCAAACATTAGCTGCATCAGAAGTTATATTACGTGTTATTGCAGAAGTAGAGCCGATGCAACATGCGGTTATTGCAAGAGCACTTCGTAAAGAAATTAAAAATCGTCTAGATTTACATGGTATTGAAATTCCATATCCACGTATGGTTTTATATAATCGTGAAGAATTGGTGAGTGGAAAAGCAATTTAG
- the yyaC gene encoding spore protease YyaC, translated as MNIGSFRLPFFEKETQNVMHQDVEASETISNFLLSHIPIKTNIPIILVCIGTDRSTGDALGPLVGTKLEQVGIKNFQVFGTLDEPVHALNLEEKIQNIQKDNPTSFIIAVDACLGKSQSIGSITTGMGPSKPGAAMNKKLPAVGDLHIHGIVNLNGFMEFFVLQNTRLSLVMKMADVIAQSIKETDQKLSVLKKANHL; from the coding sequence ATGAATATTGGAAGTTTTCGCTTACCCTTTTTCGAAAAAGAAACTCAAAATGTTATGCACCAAGACGTAGAAGCCTCCGAGACAATCAGTAACTTCTTACTTTCCCATATCCCTATTAAAACGAATATACCGATTATTCTCGTTTGTATCGGAACAGATCGTTCTACAGGCGATGCACTCGGTCCGTTAGTCGGTACGAAATTAGAACAAGTAGGAATTAAAAACTTCCAAGTGTTCGGCACACTAGATGAGCCGGTACATGCGCTAAATTTAGAAGAAAAAATTCAGAATATACAGAAAGATAATCCTACTTCATTTATAATTGCGGTTGATGCCTGTTTAGGAAAGTCTCAAAGCATCGGTTCCATCACTACCGGAATGGGGCCTAGTAAACCCGGAGCTGCAATGAATAAGAAATTACCTGCAGTTGGTGATCTACATATTCATGGCATCGTAAATCTAAATGGTTTTATGGAGTTTTTCGTTCTGCAAAATACAAGATTAAGTTTAGTCATGAAAATGGCTGATGTAATTGCACAAAGTATAAAAGAAACAGATCAAAAATTATCTGTATTAAAAAAAGCAAACCATCTATAA
- the spo0J gene encoding stage 0 sporulation protein Spo0J produces MAKGLGRGINVFFPDLDVKEEETIQEITITELRPNPYQPRKHFNKDAIQELSASIKEHGILQPLIARKSIKGYEIVAGERRYRAAKEAGLEKVPAVVRQLNEQQMMEFALLENLQREDLNPMEEAMAYQMLMNELNVTQEQLAKRLGKSRPYIANYTRLLSLPPFVQDMIANGQLSMAHGRTLLTIKDEEQLKSLLKRIEKEGLNVRQLEKIVQEINQRVSRETKQVKKERNIFFVERETFLREKFGTDVKIKETKKEKGKIEIEFFNKEDLNRILELLAQKN; encoded by the coding sequence GTGGCTAAAGGATTAGGAAGAGGAATCAATGTGTTTTTTCCTGATTTAGATGTGAAAGAAGAAGAAACAATTCAGGAGATTACGATAACTGAATTAAGACCGAATCCATATCAACCACGTAAACACTTTAATAAAGATGCGATTCAGGAATTATCGGCTTCTATTAAAGAGCACGGCATATTACAACCGTTAATTGCTAGGAAGAGTATTAAAGGATATGAAATTGTTGCAGGTGAAAGAAGATATCGTGCTGCTAAAGAGGCCGGACTCGAAAAGGTACCTGCCGTTGTAAGACAATTAAATGAGCAGCAAATGATGGAGTTTGCATTGCTTGAAAACTTACAACGTGAAGATTTAAATCCAATGGAAGAAGCAATGGCCTATCAAATGTTAATGAATGAGCTAAATGTAACGCAAGAACAATTAGCAAAACGTCTTGGTAAGAGCAGACCTTACATTGCAAATTATACGCGGTTATTAAGCCTCCCTCCGTTTGTACAAGATATGATTGCAAATGGTCAACTTTCAATGGCTCATGGGAGAACGTTACTTACAATAAAAGATGAAGAACAATTGAAATCTTTATTGAAACGAATCGAAAAAGAAGGATTAAATGTTCGTCAATTAGAGAAAATTGTTCAGGAGATTAATCAGCGCGTTTCACGTGAAACAAAACAAGTGAAAAAAGAGAGAAACATATTTTTTGTAGAACGCGAAACGTTCTTAAGGGAAAAATTTGGCACAGATGTGAAAATTAAAGAAACGAAAAAAGAAAAAGGTAAAATCGAAATTGAATTTTTTAATAAAGAAGATTTAAATCGTATTTTAGAATTATTAGCGCAGAAAAATTAA
- the soj gene encoding sporulation initiation inhibitor protein Soj: MGKIIAIANQKGGVGKTTTSVNLGAGLAQVGKKVLLVDIDAQGNATTGVGIEKSELDQCIYNVLVEDADVQGVIRKTATENLDVLPATIQLAGAEIELVPTISREVRLQRALQPVRDEYDYIIIDCPPSLGLLTINALTAADSVIIPVQCEYYALEGLSQLLNTVRLVQKHLNKNLAIQGVLLTMLDARTNLGIQVIDEVKKYFRDKVYRSIIPRNVRLSEAPSHGKPIMQYDAKSRGAEVYIDLAEEVIAGG, from the coding sequence ATGGGAAAAATCATTGCTATTGCCAATCAAAAAGGTGGCGTTGGGAAAACAACAACATCTGTTAATTTAGGGGCTGGATTGGCACAAGTAGGTAAAAAGGTCCTTCTTGTAGATATTGACGCTCAAGGAAATGCAACGACTGGTGTGGGAATTGAAAAATCCGAATTAGATCAATGTATTTACAACGTTCTTGTGGAAGATGCAGATGTTCAAGGGGTTATACGTAAAACCGCAACTGAAAACTTAGATGTTCTACCCGCTACAATTCAATTGGCAGGTGCTGAAATTGAATTGGTACCGACTATTTCCCGGGAAGTACGTTTACAAAGGGCATTACAGCCAGTTCGTGATGAATATGACTATATTATTATCGACTGTCCCCCGTCCTTAGGGTTATTAACGATTAATGCATTAACCGCAGCAGATTCTGTTATTATTCCTGTTCAATGCGAATATTACGCACTAGAAGGATTAAGTCAGCTATTAAATACAGTTCGACTTGTGCAAAAGCACTTAAATAAAAATCTAGCAATTCAAGGTGTATTGCTAACAATGTTGGATGCCCGTACAAATTTAGGGATTCAGGTTATAGATGAAGTGAAAAAGTATTTTAGAGATAAAGTATATCGTTCAATTATCCCTCGTAATGTTCGCTTAAGTGAAGCACCAAGTCATGGGAAACCAATTATGCAGTATGACGCTAAATCAAGAGGGGCAGAAGTATATATAGATTTAGCAGAGGAAGTGATTGCAGGTGGCTAA
- the noc gene encoding nucleoid occlusion protein → MKNTFSRLFGFGDKESEFELQDESHEEIDKKVYEEIQEIPIVNITPNRYQPRTVFDDARIEELALTIRTHGLIQPIVVRQYEDDKYEIIAGERRFRAATKLGWEKVPAIIKNLNDTETASVALIENLQREELTAIEEAVAYQKLIELHNLTQEALAQRLGKGQSTIANKLRLLKLPEEIKSALLEKSITERHARALIPLKNEELQLKVLQEIVEKQLNVKQTEERIAKLLEEAKPKRKAKQKAVSRDTRIAMNTIRQSLQMVADSGLNVNSEEEEFDEYYQITIKIPKKK, encoded by the coding sequence ATGAAAAATACGTTTTCTCGTTTATTTGGCTTTGGAGATAAAGAGAGCGAATTCGAATTACAAGACGAAAGCCATGAAGAAATAGATAAAAAGGTATATGAAGAAATACAAGAAATTCCGATAGTAAATATTACCCCTAACCGTTATCAACCACGAACAGTTTTTGATGATGCGCGTATTGAGGAACTAGCATTAACGATTCGTACACACGGACTTATTCAACCAATTGTTGTGAGGCAGTATGAGGATGATAAGTACGAGATTATTGCTGGAGAAAGACGTTTCCGTGCGGCAACAAAGTTAGGTTGGGAGAAGGTTCCTGCAATTATAAAGAACTTAAATGATACAGAAACAGCTTCTGTAGCTTTAATTGAAAACTTGCAACGTGAGGAACTAACAGCAATCGAGGAAGCTGTGGCCTATCAAAAGCTAATTGAGTTACATAATTTAACACAAGAAGCATTGGCACAACGACTTGGAAAAGGACAATCCACAATCGCAAATAAGTTGCGATTGTTAAAGTTGCCTGAAGAAATAAAAAGCGCATTATTAGAAAAAAGCATTACAGAACGCCATGCTCGCGCGCTCATTCCTTTAAAAAACGAGGAATTACAACTGAAGGTTTTACAGGAAATTGTGGAGAAACAACTGAATGTAAAGCAAACAGAGGAACGAATTGCGAAATTACTAGAGGAAGCAAAACCGAAGCGTAAGGCAAAGCAAAAAGCAGTAAGTCGAGATACTAGAATTGCTATGAATACAATTAGGCAGTCCTTACAAATGGTTGCTGACAGTGGTTTAAATGTTAATTCTGAGGAAGAAGAATTTGATGAGTACTATCAAATTACAATTAAAATTCCGAAGAAAAAATAA
- the rsmG gene encoding 16S rRNA (guanine(527)-N(7))-methyltransferase RsmG: protein MNIEQFQSMLEEKGITLSSRQLEQFEIYFETLVEWNEKMNLTAITEKEEVYLKHFFDSITAAFYYDFSKPFSICDVGAGAGFPSIPLKICFPHLKVTIVDSLQKRINFLNHLAQKLELSDVAFCHDRAETFGKKEGVRESYDIVMARAVARLSVLSELCLPLVKVGGTFIAMKGAAANEEIENGKYALEVLGGNLKEMSTFQLPFEESERNILLIEKKRKTPKKYPRKPGTPNKLPIEK, encoded by the coding sequence ATGAACATAGAACAATTTCAATCTATGCTAGAAGAGAAGGGTATCACCCTCTCTTCTAGACAGTTAGAGCAGTTCGAAATCTACTTCGAAACATTAGTAGAATGGAATGAAAAAATGAACTTAACGGCTATTACGGAGAAAGAAGAAGTATATTTGAAGCACTTTTTTGATTCCATTACAGCTGCTTTTTACTATGATTTTTCAAAACCATTCTCAATTTGTGATGTTGGCGCAGGAGCTGGATTCCCAAGTATTCCATTAAAAATCTGTTTCCCGCATTTAAAAGTGACGATTGTAGACTCGTTGCAAAAACGTATTAATTTCTTAAATCATTTAGCACAAAAGTTGGAATTAAGTGACGTCGCGTTTTGTCATGATCGTGCTGAAACATTTGGGAAAAAAGAAGGTGTACGTGAATCGTACGATATTGTAATGGCACGTGCAGTTGCACGTCTTTCAGTATTAAGTGAGCTATGTTTACCACTTGTAAAAGTTGGGGGAACATTCATTGCAATGAAAGGTGCTGCAGCAAACGAAGAAATTGAAAATGGCAAGTATGCTTTAGAGGTGCTAGGCGGGAATTTAAAAGAAATGTCTACGTTCCAATTACCATTTGAAGAAAGTGAACGTAATATTTTATTAATCGAGAAAAAGCGCAAGACACCAAAGAAATATCCACGCAAACCGGGAACACCCAATAAATTACCTATTGAAAAATAA